The Calderihabitans maritimus genome segment CTGATTATGCCTTATCATAAGCGGCTGGACGAAATCGAGGAGCAAAGACGGGGTGCTTATAAAATTGGGACTACTAAAAGAGGTATCGGACCCGCTTATATGGACAAAGCGGCCCGGTCAGGTATACGGGTAGTGGATCTTTTAGATAAGCATGAATTCAAAAAGAAATTGGAAACAATATTAGCGGAAAAGAACTTCCTTTTGGAAAGGGTTTATGAAGCGGATGCTTTCGTTTTAGAAGAAGTTTTGCAGGATTATTTGCAATATGCCGAAAGAATCCGCAAGTATGTTACCGATACTTCTTGGTTAATAAACAAAGCTATCGATGAAGGGCAAAAAGTTTTATTTGAGGGTGCCCAGGGAACTTTGCTCGATTTAGATCATGGAACCTATCCCTATGTTACTTCTTCTCATCCAACCGCCGGAGGAGCATGTATAGGGGCAGGTGTGGGACCGACCAAAATTTCCAGGGTGATCGGAGTGGCCAAGGCCTATACTACTCGCGTAGGACAAGGACCATTCCCCAGCGAGCTTAAAGATTCGGTCGGAGACTACATTCGCCAGAAAGGACGGGAATTCGGTACCACAACCGGGAGGCCTCGCCGTTGTGGATGGCTGGATTTGGTGATTCTCCGTTATGCGGCTAGGATTAACGGTTTGGATGCTATCGCTTTGACCAAACTGGATGTTCTGGGAGGGCTTCCCCGGGTGAAAATTTGTATTGGCTATGAATATAAAGGACAACTAATAACGGAATTTCCTCACAGCCACGAAATTCTTACCCAGTGCCAGCCCGTTTATGAGGAATTGAAAGGATGGGAGGGAGATATCAGCGAAATTCGCTATTTTGAAGACCTTCCCGAACAGGCACAGGAGTTCATCCGACGAGTAGAAGAATTGACCGGAATACCTATATGTATTGTTGCGGTTGGTCCAAGAAGAAGTCAAACTATTCTCAGGGGAGATATATTTTAATCTAAGGAGGCTGTTTATGCACATGATGGGATACGGTTGGAATTTTGGTTTCGGGTTAGGTGTAATAGGCCTTTTGATGTGGCTATTGATACCGGTGTGGTTGATAGTTTCCCTTTACTTCTTGCACCGAATTGCCCAAGCCGAAGAGAAAGTTGCCCGTACCCTGGAACAACTTTTAGTCTTTAAGACCCGGCAGGAATAGTTGCTGGTCTACCATAGGAGTTAGTATACGGGTCAACAGAATAGGGTTATTAGTCAAAGTGCTTTACAAAGATATTTAGTTAAATAGGTTGACAGATAGCTAAAAGTATTGTATTATATAATTCCGTGAGAGTGATGAGCCATTAGCTCAGCTGGAAGAGCACCTGACTTTTAATCAGGGTGTCCCAGGTTCGAGCCCTGGATGGCTCACCAATTTTTGGCCCGTTGGTCAAGTGGTCTAAGACACCGGCCTTTCACGCCGGTAACAGGGGTTCGAATCCCCTACGGGTCACCACAGTTTAAGGGCAGTTCTGAGTTAAATTTTAACTCGGAACTGCCCATTACATTCATAATGTAAAGGCTTGCAAGAGAAAATTTTTTGTTATATAATTTTAACTGCAAACTAAGATATAGGAAAAGGGCGGAAGTAGCTCAGTGGTAGAGCATCGGCTTCCCAAGCCGAGGGTCGCGGGTTCGAATCCCGTTTTCCGCTCCAGTGAAATCAAGGGTTCGGAGGATTATTCTGTTCCTCAGAACCCTTTTTTGGTGCCCGTTTGCTTGCCCGGCTTGGAATTGATGCAATGGTCAACACGGACACGATAAAAAGAAAACCAATTGAGGAGTATTCTGAATAAATTTTACGTAATGGGGTAAGCCTAAAAAAAGGAGCGATTTTGGTTAATTACCAATAAGAAAGGTGGTCATGATGGAAATTACCAGCTTTGATCAGTGGTTGGAAACATTGGGGAAAGCTTTGAGTAAGGCAAAAGCTATGGGCATGCCGGAGGACATAATTAAGAATTCGGCAGCTAAATTGGGTGATTTTCTGGCTGAAAATGTCAATCCTGATATTTCCGAAAACAGGTTCTTACGAGATCTCTGGGAAGTTGCAGACGAGACGGAACAAGAGGCCATTGCGGGTGCCATGATAAAATTGGTAGAAAGGAAGAAAATTCATTAGCTTGGTTTGAAAACGGATGGAAACCCTAGGTGGAGGTCTCGGCACCACAAAGGAGCTAAAAATGGGGCAAAAAATTCATATTGCCAAAAACTAAACCCGG includes the following:
- a CDS encoding adenylosuccinate synthase encodes the protein MPALVLIGAQWGDEGKGKITDFLARQADVVVRYQGGNNAGHTVVVGDQEFKLHLIPSGILYEDKTCVIGNGVVIDPSVLVKELDYLESQGISTDNLRISRNAHLIMPYHKRLDEIEEQRRGAYKIGTTKRGIGPAYMDKAARSGIRVVDLLDKHEFKKKLETILAEKNFLLERVYEADAFVLEEVLQDYLQYAERIRKYVTDTSWLINKAIDEGQKVLFEGAQGTLLDLDHGTYPYVTSSHPTAGGACIGAGVGPTKISRVIGVAKAYTTRVGQGPFPSELKDSVGDYIRQKGREFGTTTGRPRRCGWLDLVILRYAARINGLDAIALTKLDVLGGLPRVKICIGYEYKGQLITEFPHSHEILTQCQPVYEELKGWEGDISEIRYFEDLPEQAQEFIRRVEELTGIPICIVAVGPRRSQTILRGDIF
- a CDS encoding DUF3243 domain-containing protein, whose product is MEITSFDQWLETLGKALSKAKAMGMPEDIIKNSAAKLGDFLAENVNPDISENRFLRDLWEVADETEQEAIAGAMIKLVERKKIH